The following are from one region of the Vitis riparia cultivar Riparia Gloire de Montpellier isolate 1030 chromosome 9, EGFV_Vit.rip_1.0, whole genome shotgun sequence genome:
- the LOC117922246 gene encoding NDR1/HIN1-like protein 6: MTDRVYPKSTAHPPQPLNGSAGTNSFPATKAQLYGATRPAYRPQPQRRSRSRCCSCCLWFTFVILSILVLAAIASAIFYVLYRPHRPSFAVTSLRISQFNVTATKLTSKLDLSITARNPNKKLVFIYDPTTVSAATSSSDVSVGTGTIPAFVHGTKNTTSFKVLISSTSETLDSSSITALKSDLKSKSLPLKFQLDTKVKVKVGGLKTNKVKIRVTCDGIKATIPAGKSPGKASTENVKCEVDIRVKVWKWTF, translated from the coding sequence ATGACAGACAGAGTATACCCTAAGTCCACGGCACACCCACCACAACCCCTCAACGGTAGCGCCGGAACAAACTCATTTCCGGCCACCAAAGCCCAACTGTACGGTGCCACCCGCCCCGCCTACCGCCCACAGCCCCAACGCCGCAGCCGGAGCAGGTGCTGCTCCTGCTGCCTCTGGTTCACCTTCGTCATCCTCTCCATACTCGTCCTCGCCGCCATCGCCAGTGCAATCTTCTACGTCCTCTACCGCCCCCACCGCCCCAGCTTCGCCGTCACCTCTCTCCGAATCTCCCAATTCAACGTCACCGCCACCAAGCTCACCTCCAAGCTTGACCTCTCCATCACTGCCCGCAACCCCAACAAGAAACTCGTTTTCATCTACGACCCCACCACTGTATCGGCCGCCACCTCATCTTCCGACGTCAGCGTCGGTACCGGCACCATCCCTGCCTTCGTGCATGGCACCAAGAATACGACGTCGTTTAAAGTCCTCATATCATCCACTTCAGAAACCCTCGACAGCTCGTCCATTACAGCTCTGAAATCAGATCTCAAGAGCAAGAGCTTACCCCTGAAATTTCAGCTGGACACCAAGGTGAAGGTGAAGGTTGGAGGGTTGAAGACGAACAAGGTCAAAATCAGGGTCACATGCGACGGCATCAAAGCCACCATTCCAGCCGGAAAGTCTCCGGGAAAGGCGTCAACGGAGAACGTGAAGTGCGAGGTTGATATCCGAGTCAAGGTCTGGAAATGGACTTTCTGA
- the LOC117922415 gene encoding chaperonin CPN60-like 2, mitochondrial isoform X1, whose translation MYRVAAKLASTISSASSKKLVYSRVLSSRSYGAKDIHFGIGARAAMLQGVTELAEAVKVTMGPKGRNVIIEKNRGDPKVTKDGVTVAKSIKFKEKAKNVGADLVKQVASATNTAAGDGTTCATVLTQAIFTEGCKSVAAGVNAMDLRSGINMAVNAVISDLKCRAVMISTPEEITQVATISANGEREIGELLAKAMEKVGKQGVITVADGNTLDSELEVVEGMKLARGYISPYFVTDHKTQKCELEHPLILIHDKKISDMNSLVRILELAVKKNRALLIVAEDVESDVLAMLVLNKHQAGVKVCAIKAPGFGENRRANLEDLAILTGGEVITEDRGLNLNKVKVEMLGTAKKLRTAMENSSAMFDKEKAQERLSKLSGGVAVFKVGGASEAEVGERKDRVTDALNATRAAIEEGIVPGGGVALLYATKVLENIQTSNEDQKRGVQIIQNALKAPTFTIVSNAGGDGALVLGKLLEQDDLNLGYDAAKGVYVDMVKAGIIDPLKVVRTALVDAASVSLLLTTTEATVVDHPDEKNSAPSRMPAMDDMGY comes from the exons ATGTACCGTGTAGCTGCAAAATTAGCTTCCACGATCAG CTCTGCTTCTTCCAAGAAACTG GTATATAGCAGGGTTTTATCTAGTAGAAGTTATGGAGCAAAGGATATCCATTTTGGGATTGGGGCACGGGCGGCCATGTTGCAGGGTGTTACTGAGCTTGCAGAAGCTGTGAAAGTTACAATGGGACCAAAG GGTCGCAATGTGATTATTGAGAAAAACCGTGGGGATCCTAAAGTCACCAAAGATGGAGTCACTGTTGCCAAAAGCATCAAGTTCAAGGAAAAGGCTAAAAATGTTGGTGCAGATCTTGTAAAGCAGGTTGCTAGTGCTACTAATACTGCTGCAGGAGATG GTACAACTTGTGCAACTGTGCTGACTCAGGCAATATTTACAGAAGGCTGCAAGTCTGTAGCTGCTGGTGTAAATGCAATGGATTTACGCAGTGGTATCAATATGGCAGTTAATGCAGTTATATCTGATTTAAAATGCAGAGCAGTGATGATTAGCACACCAGAAGAAATTACTCAG GTGGCCACCATCTCTGCAAATGGTGAGCGTGAAATTGGAGAATTGTTGGCTAAAGCAATGGAGAAAGTTGGGAAACAAGGAGTAATTACTGTTGCA GATGGAAATACTTTGGACAGTGAGTTAGAAGTGGTGGAAGGAATGAAGCTAGCGAGAGGCTATATATCTCCTTATTTTGTTACTGACCACAAGACCCAGAAATGT GAACTAGAACATCCTTTAATCCTCATCCATGACAAAAAAATTTCAGACATGAACTCACTTGTAAGAATATTGGAGCTGGCTGTGAAG AAAAATAGAGCTCTTCTAATTGTGGCCGAGGATGTGGAGAGTGATGTGCTAGCTATGCTTGTTCTCAACAAGCACCAAGCAGGGGTTAAG GTCTGTGCCATCAAGGCTCCAGGTTTTGGGGAAAACAGAAGGGCCAATTTAGAAGATCTTGCCATTCTTACTGGAGGAGAG GTTATTACTGAAGATCGTGGCTTGAATCTCAACAAAGTCAAAGTTGAAATGCTTGGTACTGCCAAAAAG ctcaGGACAGCCATGGAGAACAGTAGTGCCATGTTTGACAAGGAGAAAGCACAGGAGCGGCTGTCAAAGTTATCTGGTGGTGTTGCTGTCTTCAAG GTTGGAGGGGCCAGTGAGGCAGAAGTTGGGGAAAGAAAAGATAGGGTCACAGATGCTTTGAATGCCACAAGAGCAGCTATTGAAGAGGGTATTGTACCTG GTGGTGGTGTTGCTCTATTGTATGCCACAAAAGTTCTGGAAAACATTCAGACTTCAAATGAAGACCAAAAAAGAGGAGTCCAGATAATCCAGAATGCTCTTAAG GCACCAACATTCACAATAGTTTCAAATGCTGGTGGTGATGGTGCTCTGGTGCTTGGCAAACTGCTGGAACAAGACGATCTTAATTTGGGATATGATGCAGCCAAAG GTGTGTATGTTGATATGGTTAAAGCTGGAATTATAGATCCTCTCAAAGTGGTCAGAACTGCCTTGGTAGATGCTGCCAG TGTCTCGCTGCTATTAACAACAACGGAAGCAACTGTTGTAGACCATCCAGATGAGAAAAACTCCGCGCCCAGCCGAATGCCAGCAATGGATGATATGGGCTACTGA
- the LOC117922415 gene encoding chaperonin CPN60-like 2, mitochondrial isoform X2, with protein MLQGVTELAEAVKVTMGPKGRNVIIEKNRGDPKVTKDGVTVAKSIKFKEKAKNVGADLVKQVASATNTAAGDGTTCATVLTQAIFTEGCKSVAAGVNAMDLRSGINMAVNAVISDLKCRAVMISTPEEITQVATISANGEREIGELLAKAMEKVGKQGVITVADGNTLDSELEVVEGMKLARGYISPYFVTDHKTQKCELEHPLILIHDKKISDMNSLVRILELAVKKNRALLIVAEDVESDVLAMLVLNKHQAGVKVCAIKAPGFGENRRANLEDLAILTGGEVITEDRGLNLNKVKVEMLGTAKKLRTAMENSSAMFDKEKAQERLSKLSGGVAVFKVGGASEAEVGERKDRVTDALNATRAAIEEGIVPGGGVALLYATKVLENIQTSNEDQKRGVQIIQNALKAPTFTIVSNAGGDGALVLGKLLEQDDLNLGYDAAKGVYVDMVKAGIIDPLKVVRTALVDAASVSLLLTTTEATVVDHPDEKNSAPSRMPAMDDMGY; from the exons ATGTTGCAGGGTGTTACTGAGCTTGCAGAAGCTGTGAAAGTTACAATGGGACCAAAG GGTCGCAATGTGATTATTGAGAAAAACCGTGGGGATCCTAAAGTCACCAAAGATGGAGTCACTGTTGCCAAAAGCATCAAGTTCAAGGAAAAGGCTAAAAATGTTGGTGCAGATCTTGTAAAGCAGGTTGCTAGTGCTACTAATACTGCTGCAGGAGATG GTACAACTTGTGCAACTGTGCTGACTCAGGCAATATTTACAGAAGGCTGCAAGTCTGTAGCTGCTGGTGTAAATGCAATGGATTTACGCAGTGGTATCAATATGGCAGTTAATGCAGTTATATCTGATTTAAAATGCAGAGCAGTGATGATTAGCACACCAGAAGAAATTACTCAG GTGGCCACCATCTCTGCAAATGGTGAGCGTGAAATTGGAGAATTGTTGGCTAAAGCAATGGAGAAAGTTGGGAAACAAGGAGTAATTACTGTTGCA GATGGAAATACTTTGGACAGTGAGTTAGAAGTGGTGGAAGGAATGAAGCTAGCGAGAGGCTATATATCTCCTTATTTTGTTACTGACCACAAGACCCAGAAATGT GAACTAGAACATCCTTTAATCCTCATCCATGACAAAAAAATTTCAGACATGAACTCACTTGTAAGAATATTGGAGCTGGCTGTGAAG AAAAATAGAGCTCTTCTAATTGTGGCCGAGGATGTGGAGAGTGATGTGCTAGCTATGCTTGTTCTCAACAAGCACCAAGCAGGGGTTAAG GTCTGTGCCATCAAGGCTCCAGGTTTTGGGGAAAACAGAAGGGCCAATTTAGAAGATCTTGCCATTCTTACTGGAGGAGAG GTTATTACTGAAGATCGTGGCTTGAATCTCAACAAAGTCAAAGTTGAAATGCTTGGTACTGCCAAAAAG ctcaGGACAGCCATGGAGAACAGTAGTGCCATGTTTGACAAGGAGAAAGCACAGGAGCGGCTGTCAAAGTTATCTGGTGGTGTTGCTGTCTTCAAG GTTGGAGGGGCCAGTGAGGCAGAAGTTGGGGAAAGAAAAGATAGGGTCACAGATGCTTTGAATGCCACAAGAGCAGCTATTGAAGAGGGTATTGTACCTG GTGGTGGTGTTGCTCTATTGTATGCCACAAAAGTTCTGGAAAACATTCAGACTTCAAATGAAGACCAAAAAAGAGGAGTCCAGATAATCCAGAATGCTCTTAAG GCACCAACATTCACAATAGTTTCAAATGCTGGTGGTGATGGTGCTCTGGTGCTTGGCAAACTGCTGGAACAAGACGATCTTAATTTGGGATATGATGCAGCCAAAG GTGTGTATGTTGATATGGTTAAAGCTGGAATTATAGATCCTCTCAAAGTGGTCAGAACTGCCTTGGTAGATGCTGCCAG TGTCTCGCTGCTATTAACAACAACGGAAGCAACTGTTGTAGACCATCCAGATGAGAAAAACTCCGCGCCCAGCCGAATGCCAGCAATGGATGATATGGGCTACTGA
- the LOC117921702 gene encoding putative pentatricopeptide repeat-containing protein At1g17630: MLHGSSRRLISISFLPNLSRSISITHHQPNNDVLDFFNDLLQQCSKSHLSQQIHSQIIVTGSHRSAFLAARVVSVYAGFGLVSDAQRVFEASPIECFSNLLLWNSILRANVAHGYCEEALEIYCRMRKLGVSADGFTFPLVIRACALMGSRKLCRSVHGHVVEMGFQWNLHVGNELMGMYGKIGRMDDARKVFERMAVRSCVSWNTMVSGYALNYDCHGASEMFRMMGSAGLEPNLVTWTSLLSSHARCGQHVETMELFGRMRMRGIGATAEALAVVLSVSVDLAAFDEGKVIHGYVVKGGFENYLFVKNSLICLYGKHGNVNAARILFLEIKTKNIVSWNALISSYADLGWCDEAFAIFLQLEKTDEYPMVRPNVVSWSAVIGGFASKGQGEEALELFRRMQLAKVKANSVTIASVLSVCAELAALHLGREIHGHVVRSLMDGNILVGNGLINMYTKSGSFKEGNLVFEKIENKDLISWNTMVAGYGIHGLGENAIRTFDQMIKDGFEPDGVTFVAVLSACSHAGLVAEGRELFDKMIKEFRVEPQMEHYACMVDLLGRAGLLQEASEVVKSMPVEPNACVWGALLNSCRMHKNTEVAEETASQIFNINSEIAGSYMLLSNIYAASGRWEDSAKVRISAKTKGLKKTPGQSWIEVKKKVYMFSAGNTQHAELEEVYRILKDLGLQMEVEGYIPNIDEEQRPRLLGYR; encoded by the coding sequence ATGCTTCATGGTTCTTCTCGGCGCCTCATCTCTATCTCATTCCTACCAAATCTGAGCCGTTCAATCTCAATCACCCATCACCAACCCAACAATGATGTTCTTGATTTCTTCAATGATTTGCTTCAACAATGCTCCAAATCTCACCTTTCCCAACAAATTCACTCCCAAATCATTGTCACTGGCTCGCATCGATCTGCGTTCTTGGCCGCCCGGGTCGTGTCGGTTTATGCAGGTTTTGGGCTGGTCAGTGATGCCCAGAGAGTGTTTGAAGCTAGCCCAATTGAGTGCTTTTCGAATCTGCTTTTGTGGAATTCAATTTTGAGGGCTAATGTGGCTCATGGGTACTGTGAAGAAGCTCTTGAAATTTATTGTAGAATGCGAAAGCTAGGGGTTTCGGCTGATGGGTTTACTTTTCCTTTGGTTATAAGGGCTTGCGCTTTGATGGGTAGTCGTAAATTGTGCAGGAGCGTTCATGGGCATGTTGTGGAAATGGGGTTTCAGTGGAATCTTCATGTGGGGAATGAATTGATGGGAATGTATGGGAAGATCGGGAGAATGGATGATGCGCGCAAAGTGTTTGAGAGAATGGCTGTCAGGAGTTGTGTTTCTTGGAACACTATGGTTTCGGGTTATGCACTTAATTATGATTGTCATGGTGCTTCTGAGATGTTTCGGATGATGGGGTCTGCAGGGCTGGAGCCCAATTTGGTGACATGGACTTCCCTGCTGTCGAGTCATGCTCGATGTGGGCAACATGTCGAAACAATGGAGTTGTTTGGTAGGATGAGGATGAGGGGAATTGGGGCTACTGCTGAAGCACTTGCTGTGGTGTTATCAGTCTCTGTTGATTTGGCTGCTTTTGATGAGGGCAAGGTGATCCATGGATATGTTGTGAAGGGTGGATTTGAAAACTACTTGTTTGTGAAAAACTCGCTTATATGCCTGTATGGGAAACATGGAAATGTAAATGCTGCCCGAATTCTGTTTCTAGAAATCAAAACCAAGAATATAGTGAGTTGGAATGCTCTGATATCATCATATGCAGATTTGGGTTGGTGTGATGAGGCTTTTGCAATATTTTTGCAGCTGGAGAAGACAGATGAGTATCCGATGGTGAGGCCCAATGTGGTAAGTTGGAGTGCTGTCATTGGAGGATTTGCTTCCAAAGGACAAGGGGAGGAGGCCCTTGAACTCTTTCGAAGAATGCAGCTTGCTAAAGTAAAGGCAAATTCTGTGACAATTGCCAGTGTTTTATCAGTTTGTGCAGAGTTAGCAGCACTGCATCTTGGTAGGGAGATCCATGGCCATGTAGTCAGATCTTTGATGGATGGAAACATTTTGGTGGGGAATGGATTGATTAATATGTACACAAAAAGTGGAAGTTTCAAGGAAGGGAATTTGGTATTTGAGAAAATTGAGAATAAGGATTTGATCTCTTGGAACACTATGGTTGCAGGGTATGGCATACATGGACTTGGTGAGAATGCTATAAGAACTTTTGATCAGATGATTAAAGATGGCTTTGAGCCAGATGGGGTCACTTTTGTTGCTGTCCTTTCAGCATGTAGTCATGCTGGGCTTGTCGCTGAGGGCCGTGAACTCTTTGATAAGATGATCAAAGAGTTCAGGGTTGAGCCCCAGATGGAGCACTATGCTTGTATGGTGGATCTTCTTGGCCGAGCTGGGCTTCTACAGGAGGCAAGCGAGGTAGTGAAGAGCATGCCAGTGGAACCCAATGCTTGTGTTTGGGGAGCCCTGCTGAACTCCTGCAGGATGCATAAAAACACAGAAGTGGCAGAGGAAACTGCCTCTCAGATCTTTAATATCAACTCAGAAATAGCAGGGAGCTACATGCTACTCTCAAATATTTATGCTGCATCCGGGAGATGGGAGGATTCTGCAAAGGTCAGAATCTCAGCAAAGACAAAGGGTCTAAAGAAAACCCCAGGCCAGAGTTGGATTGAGGTGAAGAAGAAGGTTTACATGTTTTCAGCAGGCAACACCCAGCATGCAGAATTGGAGGAAGTTTACAGGATCCTCAAGGATCTAGGTCTTCAAATGGAGGTAGAAGGCTATATTCCCAACATAGATGAAGAACAGAGACCAAGATTGCTTGGGTACAGGTAG
- the LOC117921703 gene encoding LOB domain-containing protein 22 yields MSVPRIGNGTQACEACKYQRRKCAPDCILAPYFPHGRQRQFLNCHKLFGVSNITKIIRNLHPPDKDEAMRTIIFQSDVRASDPVGGCYRIIRDLQRQIEYTKAELDLVLHHLAICRATHQQQQASIPESPSSISIDPDPLNSYYHHQHHLLHPHPHDYVVQQKQNQDINAWVMHDVDSLHVKDGGFVDVDDIKPLLDINGDGDDGVDVDHRSDEVVLKEGRGILKEDNDSIQHAQDHDLKGAATLFTLTNCNA; encoded by the exons ATGAGCGTTCCAAGGATTGGTAACGGCACCCAAGCTTGCGAGGCTTGCAAATACCAACGTAGAAAATGCGCCCCTGACTGCATTCTCGCCCCTTATTTTCCTCACGGTCGCCAGCGCCAGTTCCTCAACTGCCATAAATTGTTTGGGGTCAGCAACATCACCAAGATCATCCGCAACCTCCACCCTCCTGACAAGGACGAGGCCATGCGCACCATCATTTTCCAGTCTGACGTCCGCGCCTCCGACCCCGTCGGCGGTTGCTACCGTATCATCCGTGACCTCCAGCGCCAGATCGAGTACACCAAGGCGGAGCTCGATCTTGTCCTCCATCACTTGGCCATATGTCGTGCCACCCACCAACAACAACAGGCCAGCATACCGGAATCCCCATCGTCCATTTCCATTGATCCCGATCCTTTGAATTCCTATTACCATCATCagcatcatcttcttcatcccCATCCTCATGATTACGTGGTGCAACAAAAACAGAACCAGGATATCAATGCATGGGTCATGCATGATGTCGATTCTTTGCACGTAAAAGACGGCGGGTTTGttgatgttgatgatattaagCCGCTTCTTGATATCAATGGGGATGGTGATGATGGCGTCGATGTCGATCACAGAAG CGATGAAGTGGTTTTGAAGGAAGGCAGAGGCATACTGAAGGAAGACAATGACTCCATTCAACATGCTCAAGATCATGATCTAAAGGGTGCAGCTACATTGTTTACACTCACAAACTGTAATGCCTAA
- the LOC117922143 gene encoding plasma membrane ATPase-like translates to MADILEEIKNETVDLERIPVEEVFEQLKCTRDGLTTEEGEKRLQIFGPNKLEEKKESKLLKFLGFMWNPLSWVMEAAAIMAIVLANGGGEDPDWQDFVGIVVLLFINSTISFIEENNAGNAAAALMAGLAPKAKVLRDGRWSEQEAEILVPGDVISIKLGDIIPADARLLEGDPLKIDQAALTGESLPVTRNPGDEVFSGSTCKQGEIEAVVIATGVHTFFGKAAHLVDNTNHQGHFQKVLTAIGNFCICSIALGIIVEIVVMYPIQRRKYRDGINNLLVLLIGGIPIAMPTVLSVTMAIGSHRLSKQGAITKRMTAIEEMAGMDVLCSDKTGTLTLNKLTVDKSMIEIFSKDVDSDMVILLAARASRVENQDAIDACIVGMLADPSEARSGITEVHFLPFNPVEKRTAITYIDSDGNWHRASKGAPEQIIELCNLKDHAKKKAHAIIDKFADRGLRSLAVSQQTVPEKNKESAGGPWQFVGLLPLFDPPRHDSAETIRRALNLGVNVKMITGDQLAIGKETGRRLGMGTNMYPSSSLLGQSKDHSIADLPIDELIEKADGFAGVFPEHKYEIVKRLQDKKHICGMTGDGVNDAPALKRADIGIAVADATDAARSASDIVLTEPGLSVIVSAVLTSRAIFQRMKNYTIYAVSITIRIVLGFTLIALIWKFDFSPFMVLIIAILNDGTIMTIAKDRVKPSPLPDSWKLREIFATGIVLGTYLAVMTVVFFWAAHDSNFFSDKFSVRSIRGNKHELTAVVYLQVSIVSQALIFVTRSQGWSFIERPGLLLVSAFLIAQLVATFIAVYANWGFAKIKGCGWGWAGVIWLYSIVFYFPLDILKFFIRYALTGKAWDTLLQNKTAFTTKKDYGRGEREAQWALAQRTLHGLQPPQTSELFTEKGNYRELSEMAEQAKRRAEVARLRELHTLKGHVESVVKLKGLDIEGIQQHYTV, encoded by the exons ATGGCTGATATCTTAGAAGAAATCAAGAATGAGACAGTTGATCTT GAGCGGATACCAGTTGAGGAGGTATTTGAACAGCTGAAATGTACAAGAGACGGTTTGACAACAGAGGAAGGGGAGAAGAGGCTCCAGATCTTTGGCCCAAACAAGCTGGAGGAGAAAAAG GAGAGCAAGTTGCTTAAGTTCTTGGGCTTTATGTGGAATCCCCTGTCATGGGTGATGGAAGCTGCTGCTATCATGGCCATTGTTCTGGCAAATGGAGGG GGTGAGGATCCAGATTGGCAAGATTTTGTTGGAATTGTAGTGTTGCTTTTCATCAACTCCACCATAAGTTTTATAGAAGAGAACAATGCAGGGAATGCTGCTGCAGCACTGATGGCTGGTCTTGCTCCCAAAGCCAAG GTTCTGAGAGATGGCAGATGGAGTGAGCAGGAGGCTGAAATCCTGGTCCCTGGGGATGTGATCAGCATCAAGTTGGGAGATATCATCCCAGCCGATGCCCGTCTCCTGGAGGGCGACCCTCTCAAAATTGATCAGGCTGCACTCACTGGTGAGTCCTTGCCTGTGACAAGGAACCCCGGTGACGAAGTCTTCTCTGGCTCCACCTGCAAGCAAGGTGAAATTGAGGCTGTTGTAATTGCCACTGGGGTGCACACCTTCTTTGGTAAGGCTGCTCACCTTGTTGACAACACCAACCACCAGGGCCACTTCCAAAAG GTGTTGACTGCCATTGGGAACTTCTGTATATGCTCCATTGCGCTTGGCATAATAGTAGAAATAGTGGTGATGTACCCAATTCAGAGACGCAAGTACAGGGATGGGATCAATAATCTTTTGGTGCTTCTCATTGGAGGAATACCAATTGCCATGCCAACAGTGTTGTCAGTGACAATGGCCATAGGTTCTCACCGTCTGTCAAAGCAAGGTGCTATCACAAAGAGGATGACAGCAATAGAAGAGATGGCTGGAATGGATGTTCTTTGCAGTGACAAGACTGGGACTCTCACCCTCAACAAGCTTACAGTGGACAAAAGCATGATTGAG ATATTTTCAAAGGATGTGGACAGTGACATGGTGATTCTGCTTGCGGCTAGGGCTTCCCGGGTTGAGAATCAGGATGCCATTGATGCCTGCATTGTGGGAATGTTGGCTGACCCCAGTGAG GCAAGATCAGGGATAACAGAAGTACACTTTCTGCCATTTAACCCAGTGGAGAAGCGTACAGCCATAACATACATTGACTCTGATGGCAACTGGCATCGGGCTAGCAAAGGCGCGCCAGAACAG ATCATTGAGCTCTGCAACCTCAAGGATCATGCAAAGAAGAAAGCTCATGCCATCATTGACAAGTTTGCTGACCGTGGTCTTCGCTCTCTTGCAGTTTCTCAACAA ACAGTACCAGAGAAGAACAAGGAAAGCGCAGGAGGACCATGGCAATTTGTTGGTCTTCTGCCTCTATTTGACCCCCCAAGGCATGATAGTGCAGAGACCATTCGCCGGGCCCTTAACCTCGGTGTCAATGTAAAGATGATCACTGGTGACCAGCTAGCCATTGGCAAGGAGACCGGTCGCAGGCTTGGCATGGGAACCAACATGTACCCGTCTTCTTCCCTCCTTGGACAGAGCAAGGATCATAGCATTGCAGACCTCCCCATTGACGAGCTCATTGAAAAAGCTGACGGCTTTGCTGGTGTCTTCCCTG AGCACAAATACGAAATAGTGAAGAGGCTGCAAGACAAGAAGCACATATGTGGGATGACCGGAGATGGTGTGAATGATGCCCCAGCTCTAAAGAGGGCAGACATCGGCATTGCTGTAGCTGATGCAACTGATGCAGCCAGAAGTGCATCTGATATAGTCCTTACAGAGCCAGGACTGAGTGTGATTGTGAGTGCTGTACTGACCAGCAGAGCCATTTTCCAGAGAATGAAGAATTACACCATCTATGCAGTTTCCATAACCATCCGAATCGTGCTGGGGTTCACACTCATCGCTCTTATCTGGAAATTCGACTTCTCACCCTTCATGGTCCTCATCATAGCCATACTTAATGATGGAACCATCATGACCATTGCTAAAGACAGGGTGAAACCATCTCCTCTTCCTGACTCCTGGAAGCTCAGGGAGATCTTTGCCACTGGCATAGTCCTTGGCACCTACCTAGCTGTCATGACTGTTGTTTTCTTCTGGGCTGCTCATGACTCTAACTTCTTCTCA GATAAATTTTCAGTAAGATCAATCAGGGGAAACAAGCATGAGCTAACAGCAGTTGTGTACCTCCAAGTGAGTATCGTGAGTCAGGCACTCATCTTTGTTACTCGATCTCAGGGCTGGTCTTTCATTGAACGCCCCGGTCTCCTGCTAGTGAGTGCCTTCCTAATAGCACAGTTG GTGGCTACATTCATTGCTGTATATGCAAACTGGGGCTTTGCAAAGATCAAAGGTTGTGGATGGGGATGGGCTGGTGTCATCTGGCTTTACAGTATCGTCTTCTACTTTCCTCTAGATATTCTCAAGTTCTTTATTCGGTATGCATTGACTGGCAAGGCCTGGGACACACTCCTCCAGAATAAG ACTGCCTTCACAACAAAGAAGGATTATGGAAGAGGAGAGAGGGAGGCACAATGGGCTTTGGCTCAGCGCACACTGCATGGCCTCCAGCCTCCACAGACATCCGAGCTCTTTACTGAAAAGGGCAACTACAGGGAGCTGTCTGAAATGGCTGAACAGGCCAAGAGGCGTGCTGAAGTTGCAAG GTTAAGGGAGCTTCACACATTGAAAGGGCATGTTGAGTCAGTGGTGAAGCTGAAGGGACTTGACATCGAGGGCATTCAACAGCACTACACTGTTTGA